GGATTAtttgaccaaaaagaaaaaggaaaaacatgaAGCGAGGTCTCAACAACAAAAGATAAAGCCTACTCAAACTCCCAATTATGCTCTCATAATTGGACTTGTAACAATTTTAAGGCATGGGCATTACAAGCAACCTTGAAAATCATTGTAAATGTATTTAAACATCTTTGGTGGCTGCTTCTGTTATCCGCCAACTTCTTTTTGAACTATGAATCAGAAGATGCTTTGATTCTGCGGTAAGAAGTTTCAGATGCCCTTTCTGTGGCGTCATGAAACTGTAGTAGCTTTTCTTTCATCTGTTTCTCATGGAAGGTTGTTTAGCTGCTATAAATGTTATGCGCGCGCGCGCATGCATGCTGAACTTATAGATGTGTATTTATTCTACTTTATATTTCCTTTGGTAAATTAATCTGGACTGTCATGATTGAATTTTCGCTGAGCTGGCAAGAAACAAATTCATATCAAGTTATATCTATTAGTTCTCACATTTCCTCCATACTATCTCTTTTTCTTGTATTGCCACAGATTGAACTGAAAACAGCCCCAGCTGACTTTCGTTTCCCTACAACAAATCAAACTAGACATTGTTTCACCCGTTACATTGAGTTCCACGGGTTTATTGATTGTTAATTTTCAAATTCTGCTTGTTAGGAAACTAGCaaatgtaattttcttttttattttttgaaatcaaCTACAGGTGCTTGGCTGCAAAAGGAGAATCTAATGAATGTGAGAGATTTGCCAAATACTATCTTTCTCTTTGTCCTGGTGAATGGGTTAgtatacctttttctttttgtttaattttttaaatcataactGAGCTAGAGTTCGTCCTGTTGTAGAGAATGTAGGCTTTATCATATGAACTTTATCATTGTGTGCTTGTTTTCTGACTTTCTAGTACCAATTTCTGTTGTTCACAAGCTTAGGTCATCATTGATAAAGCTTGTGGCATAATTTGTGGTTTTAGATACCAACTGATTCATACACAGCTTAATAGTTGTAAATATGAATTATCCTCCAATATTCATGGACATAAGCAAGTTCCAGGTTCTTGTTTTTCTCACCAAACGTCTATAGTGTTTAGTTGATTATACTATCGACTTTTGTGCTGGTATATTTGCCTACTGAATCAGCAGAAGTATCATATCACAGTAGTATACTACAATATTTAATTGTCCTATGTGATGTGTTGATAGGATCATGATTAATAGTGCTgtgataataattaaaaacagaAAAGAGGAAATACCTACTAAGAATTAGATTGTCATTGAATGCTTTTTGTAGTCATAAATCTTCCTATATTAGTGTTGTTTAGATGCGTAGACGGGCAGATAAGGTGATGAAACTAATATGTGAATATATGTAGATTAGATTATGTTTAGGAAATTTTGAAACCAGGTTTATTGGTAAGTGGTGAATGCTTTGTTAATTATTGGGATTTTATTTACTTCACTAGTCATTGTGCTGTAATGTATTATTTCACATGTTCCCTGCTATTGGTTGGCTGGTTGATCAATGAATAACAGAATAACATCCCAGTCTTCACTATTTACATTCTACATGTTCTAAAATGTTTTGTTCATTTTCTCTAGTTGCTTGTATGAGCAGCTACTTGTAAAGGAAACAGAAAATGAACAAGTTTGGCAATTATATTTAActtgttttttgtattttaatattttatattgccCAAAATGTTGTAGGTTGAGAGGTGGAGTGAGCAGAGGGAGAATGGTACTTTCCCAGGTCCTCTGTGATTGCACATTGAAAATAAGGTGATTCTTCTCTGGCATGGGGAGTTCATATTCTTCTCTTGATCTTATATTTGGCTAGTTTCAATGTCTATCCTAGAATTCTTTGAATTAATAAGCTACAAATGGAGATTTATTGGATTTATCGAGCAATAATGCACTATAGTCGATTAGTCGGTCAAAAACTGGAGTATGACCTTTGATGTTTTCCCGATGTCTTAATTCATGAACCTGCAAATTTAGCCGATTGTTTCAGAGCTTTGTCAGGTCCAAAAGCAGTGTCAAGGTTGAACATTATTTTAACCAATCTCTTTTGAGCTTTTGTTCTTTAAACCAGAATCAAATACATGCCTGAGATTGTTTATTCGGATGCTCATTTGAGACTTGAGGTTTTTGCATCGTACATGTATAGGGATGGCAAAATATACTGAAACCGACTGTTTCCGATCTGATCTGACTCCATAGGGtgggtttgtttgtttttactaaaattgGGTTAGGGTCAGGTTACATTTAAAAACTAGTCGGGTCAGGGTCGGGTTTAGGATAAATCTGCCCTGCCTTGCCCCAGGATATTTGCCAAATTACCCCTATTgctatttttaattacaatttaaccccTCAATGAAAACTCTCTTAACCCGTTAACTgtgacttttaattattttatgtgttatgtCCATTTGTCTTCATggtatattaattttgtttactGATCACAAAGGGTCGataattttagtgttatttgAGGAGTGGTTTTTGGATTTTCTCTTGTTTCTATAAATTTCTGCAACTCTTCGTCTACCAAAGCTTGGATGATGTATGTGTTTTCCTataaaattttcctcttttGATTACTGAGAAATGTTTAGAAGAGGCAAAAAGTCAGGTTCTAACCTTTGTAAATAATATGcaatttacattttctttttatacttGCCAGTGATGTTCTGTTGAACCTCATATATTTTGTGTTGGTTGATGGTTAAAAAAAGTCCGCAAAAGAGTTTAAACATACTTGTAATTATAAATGGTGCATCAAACTaactattatataaaaaaaaaaaaattagtacatcaaactaattgatttaattattttataattacaaaatttgtttgatgcaaTAAAATAAGTCTGGGGtcagtttttttataaaattttgggtcgGGGTGGGGTCGGGTGTCGGGTATATAATTCCAGGATGGGTTTGGGGTCGGGGTGGGCAAAAATCTTACCCGTTTTGCCCTGTTGCCATCTCTATACATGTACAGGTGAAATGGCACAACAAAAAGGGTTTTAGCGGCAGCAGCAACAATTGATCGAAATTTGAAGCACAGTAGATGTAAATCTCTTTGTGAAtgtgtattttattttaccactttAGTCCGTAGTAAAAGTAATGAGTTTGTAGCTGGAGGAAGATCATGCAGATAAGACGACTGGCATCTCAGTTGAAGTGCCAGAGAGATGGACGGCTTTCGTGGAAATTTCCTGGGAACAAATTCTCATTAGTATAAGTCTGGCATACAAGTAGgttgagtttgaaaaatattaaactcacaagaattttatttattattaactataTTATTAGACTGacattagaaaaataatttatcaatatattacTAATTATTACGTGATAATAATAGGTAATTGGAAAAATCACGAGTTTAAAagttttacccaaaaaaaaatcataaaaccatcttcatatatattttaattagtaaatattttaaatatatattaatataattggataaataaaaagtaataaaaatgtagattctttttcatgtttctttttgtaacatattattaataatatttattttattaacaataatttaattattaatgttatagttattaataaaataactaaaatatttttaaaatatttttacatgattaatttaatactaTTTGTATGGATGTccttagtaatttttttatataaaacaaaatgtataaaagaTATTGACTCATTAATTCTTTagtgtttcttgtaatttttaattaggatAAGTCTTTCAAACTGCAAATTAATCCAGGATAATTTTGACTttctcataaataaaaatttgagtgtAAATTGTTTTTGCGAATTATTTTCATGGTGTAGAGTGTAAATGATAGGAAGAAATCAGAGAAACAGGTTTTAATTAGTTGCTTTAGATTCAAATCTTTGTTGCATGAGGTTTGTTTGAAATCTCTTTACTTTCTATTGTAACCTTTGGGTGTAATAGATTAGATTTACACTTCATTTTAGTAGTGTTTTTAGATTTTCATTCTAATCT
The sequence above is a segment of the Gossypium raimondii isolate GPD5lz chromosome 4, ASM2569854v1, whole genome shotgun sequence genome. Coding sequences within it:
- the LOC105780564 gene encoding cytochrome c oxidase subunit 6b-2 isoform X2, with protein sequence MADEIELKTAPADFRFPTTNQTRHCFTRYIEFHGCLAAKGESNECERFAKYYLSLCPGEWVERWSEQRENGTFPGPL
- the LOC105780564 gene encoding uncharacterized protein LOC105780564 isoform X1 — encoded protein: MADEIELKTAPADFRFPTTNQTRHCFTRAWLQKENLMNVRDLPNTIFLFVLVNGLRGGVSRGRMVLSQVLCDCTLKIR